Below is a window of Culturomica massiliensis DNA.
TAATAGATACCGCTCTTCTTCCGCCAAAGAAGAGATGTCGATTTGATTTGGTGAAATGGAAATATCGATCGTTTGGACGATTGTATTCTGATGCGTATTGTTTTCGATAATTACTGTTGCCTGCCCGTGACAGTTTTGGAATACCAATTCGATTTTATGGGTATTTAAATTTAGCGTAGCTGATGCTTTACTAAAAGTAATGGAACGAGGTTTGCCTTTGGGGAGTATTTTAATGGTTTTAGTATTAACAGTAATCGGTTGTTTTTGTTCTTGCCCCCAGCCATTAGAAAAAAGAGCAATACATAGTAAAATTGTAAATACGATGATCTTTTTCATTTTATTTTGATTTAGTGTTGTAAATAAATATAATCTGTACAAAGTACTTTTTCTACTTTCAGACTCTTATCATTTAAAAATCAAAATATTGACGATCAGTATGTTGTGAAAATATTTTCTTATCAAGTTGTAACAGAGGACTGTTTGTTGCTATCTGACAATCAAAAGAACTTCGGTTTATCAAGCGAACTTTTCCTGATAAAGTTGTTTTGCCATTTCTTTAAGATACAAGGGAAGGGATTGGTTGATATCCATTTTACTGCTCAGCCGATTGTTTTTTACGTAGAAATAATTGACACTTACGTTATAAATTACACTTATTTCCTGAGGCGAGAAATCGGAACAGATAAAGGCGCACCACTCTAAATCCTCTTGTGAAAGTTGAGGAAATTGTTTTTTAAGAAAGTCGATAATACCGTGATAATTGATATTGACGATATCACATAGATTGTGAAGTACTTCCTGTGTGAGTGTATGGAGTTTCATCAATTCGTTTACCTTTGTGTAAAAGATATCCCGGTTTGCTTTCCCTCTGTACTGAATGGACAGAGCTGTGAGTTGCTTAATGATGGCCAGCCGTTTTTCCAACGCTTCTTTTAATTGCAGTTGTTCCCGGTTTTTCTCATTTAATCGGTATATAAATTGGTTTTCCGTAAATTTGTGTTGTTCTTTCAGATTTTCCACCAATTGCAGATATTCTTCTATCTCATTTTCTTTCTTCCTCAATGCCTTTTTATGGCGGTTGATCCAATAAATAGTTAAGCAGATCAATAAGGCCAGAAATAAAATCAGTATTATCAATAGTAGATAATGTATCTGTGCTTCTGTCTTTAGTTGTTCGTTTTGATTCGATAATAGTTTGTTTCTGAATTGTTTTTCCGTATTCAGAACAGCTTCTCTGCGTTCCTGTTGAAATAGACAGTCCGTTATATTACAATATTCCAAGACATATTGAAATGCTTCTTTGTAATTTGAACGTTTTTCTTCGATTTGGTATAGATGTAAGTAGATGCTTTGTTTCTGTATATTGTTTAATTTCACCGTTGAATCTGCTAAAGCCAATTTTAAGTAATATTGGGCAGAATCATATTGTCTTAAATAATAATGGCATTCACTTAAGATTACATATCTATTGAAAGAATTTGTAGTATCTTTTTTATTTTTAGCGAAAATTTCGTGAATACGTTTTGTATTTTCAGTTAGAAAGCATACATATAATAAGGCACTTTCAAGATAAGATATTTCTTTTGTATCTCTCTCCTCTTTAAAAAATTTTAAAGCTTTGTCGTAATGAATATACGCACTGTCTAATTTATTTTTTCCTAAATAACATCCGGCAATAGATCCCAAGATGTAATTGGCATTTAAAGAGTCTGCTTCATTTAAAAAATATTTGTAGGATAATTGGTAATATTTAAATGCGTCTTCTATATAATCCTGGTACCAGTATATCTCACCTAACTCATTGTAAATAAGTCCTAATAATTTTTGGTCATTTGTTTTTAAAGCCAATTGCTCGGCTTGTAGTAAATTTTCACAAGCTTTTTTCCATTCATTATTTGTAGAATAGATTTTTCCTTTGTAAAAATAGGTTTTGGCTGTTCTTTGCCAGTCGTTTGTTTTAGGATAATAATCCAAGGCGATATCAATCAGTGAGTCAGAGGTAACTTTTACCAGATTTTTATGCAGGGCTTCTGTATACAAAAGGGCGTATCGAGCTTTTATGGCCCGGTTTTCGGGGATTCTAGTCATGAGTTGTAACAGTTTGAGAGCACTGTCGGGCTTTGACGACATGATTTGTTCAATGGTGTCGAAGGAAGAAAGAGGATTTATCGAAGGTGTACATCCGATATATAAAATAAAAAAAAGAAAAAATATTCTTTTGATCATCTAAATGATGTTGAGGTAAAAATCTGACGTATTTTACAAATATATATATATTTATTTGATAGAACAAAAAGCGATATTTGGTTTTGGAGAGAATATTCTTTTTTGTTTTTAGCCGGATTAGGTTACGACACCGAATTTGCCTGCTAATATCCGGAGAATCGAATTACAGGGATTAAAAAATAAGGAAAAAAGTAATAAATGAATATAAATTGCTGCTTTATATTTTTATCGGTTCGGCGATAAACAGATCGGTATGGATATCCTCCTTTGTAATGCCTTTTAACTCCGGTGTTTCTGTGGCCTGTTTTACCTTTAGTTTTAAAAGGGAGAGAGGGATTGTCCTTGCGGTCCTTACCTATAGAATTAAAAATTGAAAAACAAGACAAAAAATGCCAATCCTGTTATACTTATCGCTATGCTTAATGACGCTATGTTTAATATATTTTTTTTGATATCGATTATCATATCGGTAAGGATTGGGATGACGGACAAAACCAATAGAACAAATGCCATCTTTTTTAAAAATAGATAATAATCTTCCTTTATTCCTGCCGATTCCCAGGGAGCTATGCAACAAATAACAATGGCCGATGTAAAAACTATCAAATCTCTGAAAATACGATAACGCATTGTTTGTGCTATAGGAGAAGGCCCCCAGAAGAAGCCTCCCCATTTATTTAAATAATTTATTTTCATAACTTAGTTTTATAAGTAGTGATTGTCAATCCTATTTTGCTGTTTTCATGCAATTGTTATAATCCTTTTCTGCCTCATCAATCGAAATGTAGGCTACAACGCCTGCTGCGACTGTTCCTAATCCACCTGTAAGAATACCCAGGTCCACTGATTGCAAGATTTCTAACTATTCTTAAGGCAGCTTTATTAAATGCATCGAGACACTCTTGTTTTGTCGCTCTTGTATTTACTGTTATTTCCTTAATTCTTGTTTTGATATAATAGCCATACGATATACTTTTCGCAAGAAAAGTTTTTTGTTCTTTGGTTAAACTATTATCAGACGCTATTTTCTCTAAAAAACGGGTATATCCTGATCGTTTATGTAAGTATAATGTTTTTGACTTATGATATAGTCCATTCTGTTTATTACAAATCTAAAAAAGTAATCTTCCAAAAGCAAAAATGATGTCACTTTTTTGATATAATTTAACTAAAAATTGGAAGCTTAGAAGTGAGTAAGTTATCTAAAAAGGTATATCATTCTTATCTTGTTTATATAGATTTTGTTTAATATTTTATTGAAAATCAGTATGTTGTCATGGTTTTTGTTAGACGTATTGACGTGTGATCGGTTTATAATGAAATTATTACGATTGGGAGCAGATATTTTAAGCCGGCTTGATCAACGTGTAAAGAAAAAACTTAAAGACAAAAAATCAATATATCCGTTTTTCCGATAATATATCCGGAAGAATATCCGGGTTATTTTCCGGGGTGAGTTTTATTTTTTCGGGGTTTCCGGGTGATAGATATAATGATCTGTTATTCAATCGAATAATGTTGGTGTAAAATAAAAATGACGAATATTAGGTTGTGGACCTTCACCTATGTTTTTGTTTTCTTGTTTTATAGCCGGAAAAATCAGTAAATTTGCGTTTCGATATTTAAATTGAAAGTTCGTATGAAATTCTCGGAGTTATTTACCCAATTTAAAGATTATTTGAAAGGAATCCTTGATCCTTCCGGGGATCGCGAAGGTGAGGCTCAAACGGTGGAAAATATTTGCAGTGGAATTAACTTCAAAGGCAGTAATCTTTGGGTATTGATCTTTGCTATCTTTATCGCTTCTTTGGGGTTGAATGTGAATTCAACGGCCGTTATTATCGGTGCGATGTTGATATCTCCTTTGATGGGGCCGATCATGGGCATCGGTTTAGGGCTTGGAATTAATGATTTCGAGTTGATAAAAAAGGCATTCCGTAATTTAGCCATTGCTACGGTGTTCGGAATTCTGACATCTACGTTCTATTTTTTGATTTCTCCTTTAAACGAGGCCCGTTCCGAGTTACTGGCGCGAACGACTCCGACGATTTATGACGTTTTGATCGCTTTTTTCGGCGGGATGGCTGGTATTGTCGCTTCGAGTACGCGTTTAAAAGGGAATGTGATTCCCGGTGTAGCTATTGCTACGGCTTTAATGCCTCCCTTGTGTACGGCCGGATTCGGTCTTGCCAGCGGGAATTTCTCTTATTTTTTCGGTGCGTTTTATCTGTATGTGATCAATTCGGTTTTCATTGCTTTTGCTACGACATTGGGTGTAAAACTGATGCATTTTTCCAAAAAGTCGTTTGTCGATAAAGTGCGGGAAAAAAAGGTGCAGCAACTGGTTTATACGATTCTTTTCCTGACCGTGGTGCCGAGTGTTTATATTACATATAATATGGTGCGTACCAATATTTTTGAAACCAATGCGAACCGGTTTATCACCAACGAGATCAATTTCCCGAATACATTCGTCGTCAACAAGCATATACAGGCGGAAGCTCCGGAACGTAGCATATCCGTTTCGTTGATCGGAAAAAAAGTATCGGAAGAATCAATTGTGATGTTGCGTCAGAAAATGGAGCAATATGGATTGAAAAACGTTGCGCTGTCGATTTCTCAGGGACTTGGGGAAGATGAAAAAGAAGACGGATTGAATAGCCTTGTCCTACAGGATTTTTATCGTTTAAACCGGGAGAAAATGGTTAGTCAGGAAGCGGAGATCAGCTTGTTGAAAGCCCGCCTGACCAATTATACGGTTTATGATTCAGCGACCGTGGAGCTTGGACCGGAATTGAAGATTTTGTTTCCTTATGTAAAATCGATCGCTTTGTCCCGTATGGTACGTATAAATGTCGAATTACAGACAAACGATACTTTGAATGTAGCTTTTTTGTCTTATCAAAAGCCTCCTTCAGAGGATGATGAAGAGCGTTTTAAAACCTGGTTGGAAACCCGTTTGAAAACAAAACGTATAAAAGTGATAGAAGAAAAATAAGTAAAAGGAGATATAGGCCTTGATGTATTCTCTTTTTTTTCTATTTTTTTTAACTTTGCATAACAGAAGTATAATAGGGATTAAAATTTCTTAGGAACAATACTATAAATCTTTTAAATTTATCTATCATGAAAAAATTATTAACCAAATTTACTGTTGTTGTATTAATTGCTTGTACTGCAATTTTGATGTCAGGATGTTACGGATCGTTTTCACTTACTTCAAAGTTGCATCGTTGGAACGGTCAGGTTTCTAACAGCAAGTTTGTAAATGAATTGGTATTTTTCGGTTTGTGTATTCTGCCGGCCTATGAATTGTGCTGTTTGGGAGATGCATTGATTTTTAACTCTATCGAATTTTGGGGTGGTAACAATCCGGTAGCAATGGGAGCTGATGAAGTAGAAGAAATGGATGTGTTGCACGAAGGACAGATGTATAAGATGATTAAGAAACAAAATCAGTTGACGATTGCTTCGACGGACGGACAGGAAGCTGTGGATTTTCGTTATTTCCCGAAAGAAAAAGCGTGGTATCTGATGGACGGTGAGAATAAAACAAAAGTAGTGGAAATGCGTGATAAGAGTGTTTTCACTTATTTGCCGAACGACAAAACCCTGGTGTTCGATCAGACAACAGCAAATTTAATCGAGCAGGAAGTTATGGCTGCCAGATAATTTGTTTTTAGAAATACAGGAATCCGGATTTCATTGTGAGATCCGGATTTTTTATAGCAATAAAATGTCACTTTTACTTCATGATTTTGTCACAATGACGTGACAACGAATGTATATTTTTGAAACTGAAAAGAAATGATGTCTTTTTCGGGTGTAAATCTGAATTTTATCGATCGGTGAAGTGAAATTTCTGATTTTGATTTCCGGTTTGATTTAAAGAGACATTGATTTTCAGTTTTTGACGTTCGTTTTTTTCATAAGTTTTGGTTAGACAGGTTAAGTTCCCACCGTGATGGTCCGGGGACTTTTTTTATTTAAATCAGCTTTTCCGTAATAGCCAGTTTGACCATGGCCGCGGTGTTTTTAACTCCTAGTTTTAATAGTAGATTTTTACGGTAGCTGTTAATCGTTTCAACACCTAAAAATAACTTTGAAGCGATCTCTTTATTTGTGTAGCCTTCTACGACGAGTTTTAGCAACTCGGTCTCCCGCAATGTCAGAAAAAGTTTGTTGTTGTTATGTGCTTGTAAAACATTGTCGGCTTCTTCGCTGAAATAAGAGTTTCCGTTATATACTTCCCGTATGCCTTCAATAATTTCTTCCGGTAAGGCATTTTTTAATAAATACCCGTTTGCTCCGTTTTGGAGCATTTTTTGCATATAGAAATATTCTTTAAAGCCGGTAAGAGCAATTATCCGGACAAAGGGATAAAATCCCCGTATATATCGACATAAGTCCATACCGTTGATATCCGGCAGATTGATGTCTAGTAATATGATGTCCGGTGTCGTTTTTTGCAATAATTCTTTGCAGTCTTTACCACAGAGGGCCGTCCCTATGGTACGGATATCCGGACAGCTATCGATTAATTTTTTGATACCGTCGGTTACAATAGGATGGTCGTCGACTACGATTACTTTTATCATAATTGTTTTTTGTTTTTAATTCGGTTTTTAAAGTGCACTGTCGAAACGGGACTGGGGCCAGTAAGTATT
It encodes the following:
- a CDS encoding DUF3244 domain-containing protein, which codes for MKKIIVFTILLCIALFSNGWGQEQKQPITVNTKTIKILPKGKPRSITFSKASATLNLNTHKIELVFQNCHGQATVIIENNTHQNTIVQTIDISISPNQIDISSLAEEERYLLKILNGLYYWEGEFQR
- a CDS encoding tetratricopeptide repeat protein gives rise to the protein MTRIPENRAIKARYALLYTEALHKNLVKVTSDSLIDIALDYYPKTNDWQRTAKTYFYKGKIYSTNNEWKKACENLLQAEQLALKTNDQKLLGLIYNELGEIYWYQDYIEDAFKYYQLSYKYFLNEADSLNANYILGSIAGCYLGKNKLDSAYIHYDKALKFFKEERDTKEISYLESALLYVCFLTENTKRIHEIFAKNKKDTTNSFNRYVILSECHYYLRQYDSAQYYLKLALADSTVKLNNIQKQSIYLHLYQIEEKRSNYKEAFQYVLEYCNITDCLFQQERREAVLNTEKQFRNKLLSNQNEQLKTEAQIHYLLLIILILFLALLICLTIYWINRHKKALRKKENEIEEYLQLVENLKEQHKFTENQFIYRLNEKNREQLQLKEALEKRLAIIKQLTALSIQYRGKANRDIFYTKVNELMKLHTLTQEVLHNLCDIVNINYHGIIDFLKKQFPQLSQEDLEWCAFICSDFSPQEISVIYNVSVNYFYVKNNRLSSKMDINQSLPLYLKEMAKQLYQEKFA
- a CDS encoding DUF389 domain-containing protein, which translates into the protein MKFSELFTQFKDYLKGILDPSGDREGEAQTVENICSGINFKGSNLWVLIFAIFIASLGLNVNSTAVIIGAMLISPLMGPIMGIGLGLGINDFELIKKAFRNLAIATVFGILTSTFYFLISPLNEARSELLARTTPTIYDVLIAFFGGMAGIVASSTRLKGNVIPGVAIATALMPPLCTAGFGLASGNFSYFFGAFYLYVINSVFIAFATTLGVKLMHFSKKSFVDKVREKKVQQLVYTILFLTVVPSVYITYNMVRTNIFETNANRFITNEINFPNTFVVNKHIQAEAPERSISVSLIGKKVSEESIVMLRQKMEQYGLKNVALSISQGLGEDEKEDGLNSLVLQDFYRLNREKMVSQEAEISLLKARLTNYTVYDSATVELGPELKILFPYVKSIALSRMVRINVELQTNDTLNVAFLSYQKPPSEDDEERFKTWLETRLKTKRIKVIEEK
- a CDS encoding DUF3332 domain-containing protein codes for the protein MKKLLTKFTVVVLIACTAILMSGCYGSFSLTSKLHRWNGQVSNSKFVNELVFFGLCILPAYELCCLGDALIFNSIEFWGGNNPVAMGADEVEEMDVLHEGQMYKMIKKQNQLTIASTDGQEAVDFRYFPKEKAWYLMDGENKTKVVEMRDKSVFTYLPNDKTLVFDQTTANLIEQEVMAAR
- a CDS encoding response regulator, which gives rise to MIKVIVVDDHPIVTDGIKKLIDSCPDIRTIGTALCGKDCKELLQKTTPDIILLDINLPDINGMDLCRYIRGFYPFVRIIALTGFKEYFYMQKMLQNGANGYLLKNALPEEIIEGIREVYNGNSYFSEEADNVLQAHNNNKLFLTLRETELLKLVVEGYTNKEIASKLFLGVETINSYRKNLLLKLGVKNTAAMVKLAITEKLI